CAAGTAGTTCTTCTTCGGTAAATGCTTCTTTAACTTCTTCTTTTAATAATGAGAATTTCTCAGAACGTTCTTGTTTAGAAGAACCTGCTTTGGCTATCTCAAAATATTTATCGTAAGAAAGCTCACGGACTTTTGCATGAATTGCTTCGTCGCTTCTTTCTTCTTCATACGTTCTGCGTTCTTTGCCCACCGCTGCTCTCATTTTTTCCTGAGCAGCAACTTGTACTTTAATAGCTTCGTGGGCAAACTTAATGGCTTCTACCATTTCTTGCTCAGAAATTTCTTCCATTTCACCCTCAACCATAGCAATAGAATCTGCAGAAGCTCCAATCATCATGTCGATGTCAGATGCCGCTAATTGCGCCTTACTTGGGTTTATTATAAATGCACCATCTACTCTTGCAACACGTACTTCTGATATAAGTGTGCTAAATGGAGCGTCTGATACTGCTAATGCTGCTGATGCTGCTAGCCCTGCTAATGCATCGGGCATTACTTCGTCGTCATGCGACATTAATTGTATCATTACCTGCGTTTCGGCATGGTAATCGTTCGGGAAAAGTGGTCGTAAAACACGGTCTACTAATCGCATGGTTAATACTTCGCTGTCGCTTGGTCTTGCTTCGCGCTTAAAAAAGCCACCTGGAAAGCGACCTGCTGCCGCAAACTTTTCACGATAATCTACCGTTAAGGGTAAAAAATCTACTCCAGGACTCGCGCTCTTTGCAGATACTACTGTAGCAAGTAGCATGGCATCACCCATACGTACCACTACAGCACCATCAGCTTGTTTCGCAAGTTTTCCAGTCTCGATCGAGATGCTTCTTCCATCTCCCAGATCGATAATTTCTCTTGTTACGTTTGGAATCATAAAATTCTAATACTTTGATTAAACAATGGGTTTCTAGTTGTGTTGTAGTTGTTGTGTGTAGTTGTTTAAAACCCAATGAAAAACCAAAACTTTTTCTGCATTACATATATATCTGAAAATAAAAAGAGGCGCGCAGGCACCTCTTTTCATCTCGATTATTTTCTGATGTTTAATTCTTTGATAATCTCACGATACCTGTTAATTTCTTTCTTCTTCAGGTAGTCGAGTAGGCTTCTTCTTTTACCTACTAGCTTTACTAACGAACGCTCTGTGTTGTAATCGTGACGATTTTGTTTCAGGTGTTCTGTAAGGTGGTTAATTCTGTGTGTGAACAATGCAATTTGTCCCTCTGCCGATCCTGTGTCTGTAGCACTTTTGCCATGTTTAGCAAAAATCTCTTCTTTAACTTCTTTAGTTAAGTACATGCCAATATTATTTAAATAATTATTATGTATAATCAGGCTTTTCCCGATTGGCTGCAAAGGTAATTATATTTTTGATATCGGCAATAAATTATATACGAATTAGCTTTTTGTAACAATTTTACCTAAAACCTGTAGGCTTTAAAACAATTTTGCTACTTCTGCATTTACAAATTCTAAAAAACTTTCGTCTTCTGCTGTAAAAGCGTCTTTAACATTAGAGTCTATATCAATCTGTCCTATATTCTCACCCTCTACAAACAGTGGTATCACTATTTCCGATTTTACAGTAATGCTACAAGCAATATAATTATCTTGTGCACTTACATCGGGTACTACAAAGTTTTGATTGGATACGGCTACTTGCCCACAAATACCTTTGCCAAACGGAATAACCTTGTGGTCGGTCGCTTCGCCAGCGTAAGGACCAAGCAGCAACTCTTCCTTATCTCCGTTTTTAAAATAAAACCCTACCCAGTCATAATAATCTATATTATCTTTTAGTAGGTGGCATACTTGTAATAACTTCTCATCACGTAATGTATCATCATGGTGGAGTATATCGGTAACCTTTTGTTTTAATGCTTCAAATGTCATTGTTTTTCTATTTCTTTTATTGCAAATGTATTTATTAAACGTATGTTATTTTACTTATTTTTGTTAAAAATTATCTAATGACTGTGTGGCAAAAAAACCGTCCGTTTTTCCTCTTTCTTATTAAGTTTGGGCTGAGTTATCTTGTACTATCAGTACTTTATTCGCTTTACCTCAATCAATATGATACTGAGAATTTTGAAGTAGATGGGATGACTACTTTGGTGGCAGAACAATCTAGCAGTTTTGTAGAGGCTATGGGTAAACCATCGTATATAAAACCACATTTAAAAGAGGCTTCTTATATTTTTCATGTTAATGGCGAAAGTGTTTCCCGAATTGTAGAGGGGTGTAATGCGGTTAGTGTTATGATATTGTTTGTAGCCTTTATAATAGCATTTTCAACTACTTTTAAGCGTACTACCTTATATATAATAGCAGGTGTGTTGGTAATACATGTACTTAATGTAATGCGTATAGCATTACTAGGGCTTGGCTTTTACTACTATCCCGAGCAGGAGGAGTTAATGCACGATATACTTTTTCCGTTATTTATATACGGTGTAGTGTTTATGTTGTGGGTGTTATGGGTAATGAAACTTTCAGGCAATGCAAAAAAAAATAAATCTTAGTGCAGGTACTATTATGGCAATAGTACTACTACTCATTTTAATTGTGCTGGTACGGGTTTTCCAGAACCAGTTGTTTTACGACCCACTATTGGCATTTTTTAAAGCGGAGGGCAAAGAGGAGCTCCCTAGCTACGATACTACCAAGTTATTAGGTGGCTTGGCATTTCGTTACTTACTTAACAGCATACTATCGTTAGGCATAATCTACTTGGTATTTAGAGATAAAGCTATTTTAAAGCTTTGTAGTATTTTATACATAGCCTTTTTTATGGTATTACTTACGGTATTTTATATTGTTATTACTGCCAACAATGTAGATTTACTATTACTGTTTTACGTACGACGGTTTTTAATACAACCCTTATTTTTAATTCTGTTTTTACCTGCATTTTATTACCAGAAAAAAGTACGCAATTAAAATTTTAACCTAAATAACTGTTGTATAAGCTGTAAATATTTAATTTTGTAGTGCAATGCAAATAAAAAAGTACATAAGCTTAATTTTATCGTTCCTGATATTGGTAGCCAATATGGGGCTAATGCTAAATGTACACTATTGCAAAGGGCAAATATCAGAAGTTACTTTTGCTTACGAAGCACAAGGACCTTGTAACGAACACCATAAAGTAAACTCTTGTTGTGGTATTGTTGCCCAAGAAAACCATAAAAGTTGCTGCAAAAACGACGTAGTTGAGCTAGACGATACTACGGAGGATATTATCCTTGTAAAATCGTTACAGTTGGACCTTGCTAGTTTTTGCCCAATTAACGAGTGGAAGTCGGTTGCATTTTATGGCAACACACCTTGTGTTAATAAACAAGCAACCGTTTATTACTGTGCACCCAATGCACCACCACTTTTTAAACTCTACTGTAGCTATATGCTATATGCGTAATGTAATGTTATAAAACTTTATTCTGTGCACGTACAGAAAAAATTAAGATTAACATTACACTTTACTTTATGCGTAAAATAGTTATAATATTAGTATTACTTACCGCTGCCTACACACAAGCGCAGCAAACCATTAGCGGAGAGATAGTAGACGACCAAAAACAACCGCTACCAGGAGCCAACTTATATTGGCTAAGCACAAATACCAGTATGGACAACATTGTAGGTACATCTACCAACGTAGACGGTGTTTTTACCTTACCCTACAAAAAAGAATACAAAAAACTTGTAATTTCCTATCTTGGTTTTCAATCCGATACCTTAACCATAACCAAACCCGATTATATTAGCTACATCATGAAACCTTCGGAAGCAGAAGTGCTTGATGATGTATTGATAGAGAAAAATGTAAAAGGTTTGGAACGCTCTTTAATAAAAGCTACCAATACTACCAATATGAGTAGTAAAGAGCTATTAAAGGCGGCTTGTTGTAACATAGCCGAGAGTTTTGAAACCAACCCCTCTATAGACGTTAACTTTTCGGATGCACTTACGGGAACACGCCAAATAAAAATGTTAGGGCTAACAAGCCCATATTTGTTAATTGCCGAAGAAAATATTCCTGCTGTACGTGGCGCGTCGCAAGCCTACGGGCTATCATTTGTACCAGGTACTTGGGTAGAAAGCATCCAAATTACAAAAGGCGCAGGTCCTGTTGTTAATGGTTACGAAAGTATATCGGGGCAAATTAATTACGAGCTGCTAAAACCAATAGATGATATTCCGTTTTTCCTAAACGCCTATGGCTCTACAGGCGGCCGTTTTGAGCTTAATACACACTTTAACAAAAAAGTGTCCGATAAATGGAGTAGCACATTGTTTGTACACGGCAATACCAACGTGATAAAAAATGATATGAACGATGACGGCTTTTTGGATAACCCATTATCGCGACAAATTAATGTAATGAACCGTTGGCAGTATTCCAACCCCGATAAAGGTTGGGTAAGTTTTATTAATGCACGTTACATGCGTGATGAAAAACAAACAGGCGAACTTGATTTTGACCCCGATAGGGATAAGTTTACTACTAATTTTTGGGGCTCGGAAATTGATACCGATAAGTTGGACCTTTCGGCAAAATTAGGTTATGTTTTCCCCGATATGCCTTTTCAGAGCATAGGATTACAAACCTCCTACAATTGGCACCGGCAAGAATCGTATTTCGGATTCAGACAGTATAATATCGACCAAAAGAGTTTTTACTCCAATTTAATATTCAATTCTATTATTAGCAATACCCTTAACAAATTTGCTACAGGTATTAATTTTACCTACGATAACTACGACGAGTTTGTAGGTACTACAGATGTTGGTAGGGTTGATAACTCGGTAGGTGCCTTTTTTGAATATACTTACAACGATGGTAACGATTTTACTATTGTAACAGGCGGACGTTTTGATGTACACAACCGTTTGGGTGCGTTTTTTACCCCCCGAATGCACATGCGCTATAACCCATGGAGCCAAGCTGTAATAAAAGCTTCGGCAGGTAGAGGGAAACGTGCAGCCAATATATTTGCCGAGAACCAAGGGTACTTTGGTAGTTCGCGCCAGTACAACGTTTTAAGCAATGGTGGCAAAATATACGGGCTTGACCCTGAAATTGCCTGGAACTATGGGCTTAGTTTTACACAATGCTTTACATTGTTTAATAAGAATGCACAATTTACAGTTGATTTTTACAGAACAGACTTTGAAAATCGTGCTGTAGTTGATGTGTATGCATCGCCACAACAAGTACAGTTTTATAACCTCGACGGGGCATCCTCTGCTAATAGCTTGCAGTTGGATTTAAATTACGAGATAACCCAACATTTTAATATTCGTACAGCGTACAAATACTATGATGTAACTACAGATTACCAATCGGGTACTGCCGAAATGCCATTGCAGCCGAGACATCGCTTTTTTACCAACATAGGTTACGAAACCCATATAGTAGAAGGTGGGAAACAATGGAAGTTTGACTTTACATTTAACTGGCTGGGTAAACAACGCTTGCCTTTTACGGGTAGTAACCCTCAGGAAGACCGACTTGGTAGGTATTCGCCATCGTTCTCCTTAATGAATGCACAAATAACACGTACATTCTCTAGTGTTTTTGAAGTATATGTAGGAGGAGAAAATATAGGGAACTACCAGCAGGACAGGGCTATTTTGGGTGCAAATAACCCGTTTGGCTCTACATTTGATACCTCTATAGTATACGCGCCTATTTTTGGGCAGATGTATTACTCAGGGTTAAGGTTTAAGATTAAGTAACTTAAAAGAATTGAAATTTTTATATATTTAAGAACTTTTAATACTAAGAATACAATTATGAAAAAATTAGTTTTATTGTTACTGGTTACACTAATGGGGGTAACAGTACAAGCACAAGAAAAGAAGAAAAAAAAGAATGCAAAATATGAGATAGAAGTTAAAGGTAATTGCGATATGTGTAAAAAACGTATTGAAAAAGCAGCTTTTGGCGTTTCGGGTGTTAAATATGCAGCTTGGCACGAGCACCATCAGGATCTTCATCTTATTTTAGACGAAAATAAATGTACGATTGATGATGTACGTAAAGCGATTGCAAAAACAGGTCATGACACAGACAAGGTTAAAGCTAAGGATGCAGACTATAAAGGACTGCATGATTGCTGCCAGTATAAAAGAGAATAAGTAATAAAAATACTTTATATAAAAAAGCCTCTAACTAGTTAGAGGCTTTTTTACTTATAGATATGTTTTTTAGTTTAAATAAATTGTTTTTACTTCTGATATAAGTTTACCATCGGGGCTAAAACCTTCTATTAATAGTTTAACACTATCCTGACCCGTTATAGGTAATTCCAGTTCAAATTCACCCTTTTCGTTAGTGGTAACAAGAGGTTTCCAATCAATAGTGCCAAAATTCTCAAAACCCTTTGTAGCTGTAGATAAGTACATTGTATTCTCAAAAGGTATAATACGCTTAAAACCATCTTTAACTACATAGGAGGTAGGGGATTTTTTCTTGCTTCTGTATGAAAAATCTTTTTTCATGTATATGCGTATAATCCCCATCCGATTATCTACAGAAGGAAAAACAGCATGTTGGTTAATATAAAACTCATCAACATCTTCGGTCTGCATTTGCCATAGTATATCAAAACTCATTACAATCATGTTATCAATATAAATCATGGGTTGTGTTCGTTGTCCCTGAAAAGTATTTACTGTACGTCCAAAAATACCTACTTTACCATTATTAATTTCTACATCAAAACCATGATAGCGTATTAAATCGGTTATAAACATAAAGTTTCGGTTATCGGTATCCGAAATTTTATATCCACGTAGCTGCGAGTTACCAAAAGCCCTCTCATATTTTAGCTCTGTAGAAGTACCTGTTATCTCTACTTCTTCCAACATAATTGCATCAGTATTAACATTATCAGGCAGTTCAGGTAATTCCGTAATAGCATTTTCCCCTTCTGGTGCGGCACACTCTGCTATAATAGGTTTGTACTGCTTGTTGTATATCCTGTTTGTATTGGATAGGTGTGGATATAATTTTATAGTTTTCTTTTTATCGCCTTTAATCAAATGGAAATCAAGCCTAACCGAATCGGCAAGAATTAAATTATCCAAGAAAAATTCATTTTTATGATTAATCTCAACAGTTTCATTAATTCGCCCTTCTAACGAAGATATGTTTACTTTGTATCGGTTAAGGCTCCCCTTGTCATTTATTATTCCTTTTAACGAAAGCCCAATATCAAACGTGTACTTACTACTAGGAGGGTTATCCCTAATATTGCGCCATTTGTATTTGCTATGTTGGTTGAGCAGGAATAAATCCATTTCGTATTGGTTTTTTCTCGAAATGGTATTTAAGTACGTTTTCGCTTCCAACGTTTTTTGATTATCCAAATAAGGGTTTATCAATAGTGATGTATAAATGTCGTTATGTGGCT
The Flavobacterium litorale genome window above contains:
- a CDS encoding HYC_CC_PP family protein translates to MQIKKYISLILSFLILVANMGLMLNVHYCKGQISEVTFAYEAQGPCNEHHKVNSCCGIVAQENHKSCCKNDVVELDDTTEDIILVKSLQLDLASFCPINEWKSVAFYGNTPCVNKQATVYYCAPNAPPLFKLYCSYMLYA
- a CDS encoding GAF domain-containing protein gives rise to the protein MTFEALKQKVTDILHHDDTLRDEKLLQVCHLLKDNIDYYDWVGFYFKNGDKEELLLGPYAGEATDHKVIPFGKGICGQVAVSNQNFVVPDVSAQDNYIACSITVKSEIVIPLFVEGENIGQIDIDSNVKDAFTAEDESFLEFVNAEVAKLF
- a CDS encoding TonB-dependent receptor — protein: MRKIVIILVLLTAAYTQAQQTISGEIVDDQKQPLPGANLYWLSTNTSMDNIVGTSTNVDGVFTLPYKKEYKKLVISYLGFQSDTLTITKPDYISYIMKPSEAEVLDDVLIEKNVKGLERSLIKATNTTNMSSKELLKAACCNIAESFETNPSIDVNFSDALTGTRQIKMLGLTSPYLLIAEENIPAVRGASQAYGLSFVPGTWVESIQITKGAGPVVNGYESISGQINYELLKPIDDIPFFLNAYGSTGGRFELNTHFNKKVSDKWSSTLFVHGNTNVIKNDMNDDGFLDNPLSRQINVMNRWQYSNPDKGWVSFINARYMRDEKQTGELDFDPDRDKFTTNFWGSEIDTDKLDLSAKLGYVFPDMPFQSIGLQTSYNWHRQESYFGFRQYNIDQKSFYSNLIFNSIISNTLNKFATGINFTYDNYDEFVGTTDVGRVDNSVGAFFEYTYNDGNDFTIVTGGRFDVHNRLGAFFTPRMHMRYNPWSQAVIKASAGRGKRAANIFAENQGYFGSSRQYNVLSNGGKIYGLDPEIAWNYGLSFTQCFTLFNKNAQFTVDFYRTDFENRAVVDVYASPQQVQFYNLDGASSANSLQLDLNYEITQHFNIRTAYKYYDVTTDYQSGTAEMPLQPRHRFFTNIGYETHIVEGGKQWKFDFTFNWLGKQRLPFTGSNPQEDRLGRYSPSFSLMNAQITRTFSSVFEVYVGGENIGNYQQDRAILGANNPFGSTFDTSIVYAPIFGQMYYSGLRFKIK
- a CDS encoding exosortase F system-associated membrane protein, which produces MQKKINLSAGTIMAIVLLLILIVLVRVFQNQLFYDPLLAFFKAEGKEELPSYDTTKLLGGLAFRYLLNSILSLGIIYLVFRDKAILKLCSILYIAFFMVLLTVFYIVITANNVDLLLLFYVRRFLIQPLFLILFLPAFYYQKKVRN
- the rpsO gene encoding 30S ribosomal protein S15, producing the protein MYLTKEVKEEIFAKHGKSATDTGSAEGQIALFTHRINHLTEHLKQNRHDYNTERSLVKLVGKRRSLLDYLKKKEINRYREIIKELNIRK
- a CDS encoding heavy-metal-associated domain-containing protein; amino-acid sequence: MKKLVLLLLVTLMGVTVQAQEKKKKKNAKYEIEVKGNCDMCKKRIEKAAFGVSGVKYAAWHEHHQDLHLILDENKCTIDDVRKAIAKTGHDTDKVKAKDADYKGLHDCCQYKRE
- the xrtF gene encoding exosortase family protein XrtF, encoding MTVWQKNRPFFLFLIKFGLSYLVLSVLYSLYLNQYDTENFEVDGMTTLVAEQSSSFVEAMGKPSYIKPHLKEASYIFHVNGESVSRIVEGCNAVSVMILFVAFIIAFSTTFKRTTLYIIAGVLVIHVLNVMRIALLGLGFYYYPEQEELMHDILFPLFIYGVVFMLWVLWVMKLSGNAKKNKS